From Bifidobacterium sp. ESL0790, one genomic window encodes:
- a CDS encoding amino acid permease: MSAPTAHTDEAPSPAGGAQGAKEAPKRNKGDNGVQRNLKTRHVSMIALGGCIGTGLFMTSGSTISKAGPGGGLVAYIAMGIMVYFLMTSLGELATNQPVSGSFATYNAKYVDPALGFAMGWNYWLNWAITIAVDISTAAILMQYWLPNVPGWVWSVAVLAFILVINALTVSAFGETEYWLSLIKIITVVVFLILGFCMIFGIMFKPAVGFSNFTYKDAPFVGGIPAILSVFLIAGFSFQGTELVGVTAGESEDPEHAVPKAINSVFWRILIFYMLSIFVIAALIPYTSPNLLSAADGNIAMSPFTLVFKRAGLAFAASLMNAVVLTAVISSANSGMYASTRMLYSLAEEHYAPKIFSRTTKHGIPLASLAVTTIIALLAFSTSIYGQKIYMWLVAASGLTGFIAWVGIALSHFRFRRAFIKQGHKLSELKYHAKLFPLGPILALVLCIAIICGQNIDAIVHFDWQQIGITYLSVPLVLILYFGYKIKNHTHIIPLEDIDVSPHRP, translated from the coding sequence ATGTCGGCACCAACCGCACATACGGATGAGGCCCCCTCCCCTGCAGGAGGAGCGCAAGGCGCCAAGGAAGCGCCGAAAAGAAACAAGGGCGACAACGGAGTCCAGCGCAACCTGAAGACGCGCCATGTCTCCATGATCGCCTTGGGTGGCTGCATCGGCACAGGCCTGTTCATGACCTCCGGCTCCACCATCTCCAAGGCCGGCCCCGGCGGCGGCCTCGTGGCCTACATCGCCATGGGCATCATGGTCTACTTCCTGATGACCAGCCTCGGCGAGCTGGCGACCAACCAGCCGGTCTCGGGCTCCTTCGCCACCTACAACGCCAAGTACGTCGACCCCGCGCTCGGCTTCGCGATGGGTTGGAACTACTGGCTCAACTGGGCCATCACCATCGCCGTCGACATCTCCACGGCCGCCATCCTCATGCAATACTGGCTGCCGAACGTACCCGGCTGGGTCTGGAGCGTGGCGGTCCTCGCCTTCATTCTGGTCATCAACGCGCTGACCGTCTCCGCGTTCGGCGAGACGGAATACTGGCTCTCGCTGATCAAGATCATCACCGTCGTGGTCTTCCTGATCCTCGGTTTCTGCATGATTTTCGGCATCATGTTCAAGCCCGCCGTCGGATTCAGCAACTTCACGTATAAGGACGCCCCGTTCGTCGGCGGCATCCCGGCCATCCTGAGCGTCTTCCTCATCGCCGGCTTCTCGTTCCAGGGCACCGAGCTCGTGGGCGTGACCGCGGGCGAGTCCGAGGACCCGGAGCACGCGGTGCCGAAGGCGATCAACAGCGTCTTCTGGCGAATCCTGATCTTCTACATGCTCTCGATCTTCGTCATCGCGGCGCTGATCCCCTATACCAGCCCGAACCTGCTTTCCGCGGCCGACGGCAACATCGCCATGTCGCCCTTCACCCTGGTCTTCAAGCGCGCGGGCCTCGCCTTCGCCGCCAGCCTGATGAACGCGGTGGTGCTCACCGCCGTGATCTCCTCGGCGAACTCCGGCATGTACGCCTCCACCAGGATGCTCTACTCGCTGGCCGAGGAACACTACGCGCCGAAGATCTTCTCGAGGACCACCAAGCACGGCATCCCGCTGGCTTCGCTGGCCGTCACCACGATCATCGCGCTGCTCGCCTTCTCGACCTCCATCTACGGGCAGAAGATCTACATGTGGCTGGTCGCCGCCTCCGGCCTGACCGGCTTCATCGCATGGGTCGGCATCGCGCTGAGCCACTTCCGCTTCCGCAGGGCCTTCATCAAGCAGGGCCACAAGCTCTCGGAGCTCAAGTACCACGCCAAGCTCTTCCCGCTCGGGCCGATCCTCGCGCTCGTGCTATGCATCGCCATCATCTGCGGGCAGAACATCGACGCCATCGTCCACTTCGATTGGCAGCAGATCGGCATCACCTACCTGAGCGTGCCGCTGGTGCTCATCCTCTACTTCGGCTACAAGATCAAGAACCACACCCACATCATTCCGTTGGAGGATATCGACGTGAGCCCGCACCGTCCGTGA
- the ychF gene encoding redox-regulated ATPase YchF, translating into MSLTIGIVGLPNVGKSTMFNALTRNNVLAENYPFATIEPNTGIVPLPDKRLPVLADLVHTEKIVPATVTFVDIAGIVKGASEGEGLGNKFLANIREADAICEVVRAFKDDDIVHVNGKVDPSDDVETINTELMLADLQTIENALPRLEKDLRGKKITQEYLNAVKKAQSILEAGETIDHAASAGKIDKADVYDLHLMTAKPFIYVFNVDDDELGDKDLQKRLAASVAPAQSIFLNAQFESDLTELDEDDAREMLADAGLKESGLDQLARVGFDVLGLQTFLTAGVKEVRAWQIHQGWTAPQAAGVIHSDFERGFIKADIVSYDDFVAAKGSMNEIKEEGKLRQEGRDYVMQDGDIVDFKFNV; encoded by the coding sequence ATGTCTCTAACTATCGGAATCGTCGGTCTGCCGAATGTCGGCAAGTCCACCATGTTCAATGCCCTTACCCGCAACAACGTGCTTGCGGAGAACTACCCGTTCGCCACCATCGAGCCCAACACCGGCATCGTGCCGCTGCCCGACAAGCGCCTGCCCGTGCTCGCCGACCTCGTGCACACCGAGAAGATCGTGCCCGCCACTGTCACCTTCGTCGACATCGCCGGCATCGTCAAGGGCGCCTCCGAGGGCGAGGGCCTGGGCAACAAGTTCCTGGCCAACATCCGCGAGGCCGACGCGATCTGCGAGGTCGTGCGCGCCTTCAAGGACGACGACATCGTCCACGTCAACGGCAAGGTCGACCCGTCCGACGACGTCGAGACCATCAACACCGAGCTCATGCTCGCCGATCTGCAGACCATCGAGAACGCGCTGCCGAGGCTCGAGAAGGACCTGCGCGGCAAGAAGATCACGCAGGAATACCTCAACGCGGTCAAGAAGGCGCAGTCGATTCTCGAGGCGGGGGAGACCATCGACCACGCCGCGTCCGCCGGCAAGATCGACAAGGCCGACGTCTACGACCTGCACCTGATGACCGCCAAGCCGTTCATCTACGTATTCAACGTCGACGACGACGAGCTGGGCGACAAGGACCTGCAGAAGCGGCTCGCCGCCTCCGTTGCGCCCGCACAGTCGATCTTCCTCAACGCGCAGTTCGAGTCGGACCTCACCGAACTCGACGAGGATGACGCCCGCGAGATGCTCGCCGACGCCGGGTTGAAGGAATCTGGCCTCGACCAGCTGGCCCGCGTCGGTTTCGACGTGCTCGGTCTGCAGACCTTCCTCACCGCCGGCGTCAAGGAGGTGCGCGCCTGGCAGATTCATCAAGGCTGGACCGCCCCGCAGGCCGCTGGCGTCATCCACAGCGATTTCGAGCGTGGCTTCATCAAGGCCGACATCGTCTCCTACGATGATTTCGTCGCCGCCAAGGGCAGCATGAACGAGATCAAGGAGGAGGGCAAGCTCCGCCAGGAAGGCCGCGACTACGTGATGCAGGACGGCGACATCGTAGACTTCAAGTTCAACGTGTGA
- a CDS encoding alpha/beta fold hydrolase: MTLLAKYYVPGLAVEDHSIQVPLDWRGHKPGEGFAGESLSLFYRVVAAPEHVHDDLPLLIFLQGGPGGAGPRPLNPSSDGWIAEAIKHFRVVLPDQRGTGRSSCVDSNTMARIEGAQAQADYLKRFLAGSIVRDFEHLRRTEFGGRRWVTMGQSYGGFLTLAYLSIFPEGVAASFTTGGIPHVPADATEVYEHTFPRMVKKTDQYYQRYPQDVARVAMVADKLPKAADLQDYEGGKATNGNAAASGIPTLPNGDPLTVERLQTLGGDFGMKPSFERVHWIMDSAFADGDGSASAKSPLADSFLASVMNATASNPLYWPLQEFIYADGELDKPIAWAAQRVCDTHPEFGAGQRPLMFTGEAMFPWMFQQEKALRPFRAAMDVLMADTRFDKVYDAEQLARNEVPLQAGVYFDDMYVDSGMQLDTLSRVGNSHYWTTNEFEHDGLHGDKVFGHLYREALDRGDLEGLF, encoded by the coding sequence ATGACGTTACTCGCGAAATACTATGTGCCGGGCCTCGCGGTGGAGGACCATTCGATCCAGGTGCCGCTCGACTGGCGCGGCCACAAGCCGGGCGAAGGGTTCGCGGGCGAGTCACTGAGCCTCTTTTACCGCGTCGTCGCGGCCCCCGAACACGTCCACGACGACCTGCCGCTGCTTATCTTCCTACAAGGTGGCCCTGGTGGCGCCGGCCCGCGTCCGTTGAACCCGTCGAGCGACGGCTGGATCGCCGAGGCCATCAAGCATTTCCGCGTCGTCCTGCCCGACCAGCGAGGCACCGGCCGCTCCTCGTGCGTCGATTCCAATACGATGGCGCGCATCGAAGGCGCGCAGGCCCAGGCCGACTATCTCAAGCGCTTCCTCGCCGGGTCGATCGTGCGCGACTTCGAGCACCTGCGCCGCACCGAGTTCGGCGGCCGCCGCTGGGTGACCATGGGCCAGAGCTACGGCGGCTTCCTTACGCTGGCCTATCTTTCCATCTTCCCCGAAGGCGTCGCCGCGAGTTTCACCACCGGCGGCATCCCGCACGTTCCGGCCGATGCCACCGAGGTTTATGAGCACACCTTCCCGCGTATGGTCAAGAAGACGGATCAGTATTACCAGCGCTATCCCCAGGACGTCGCGCGCGTCGCCATGGTCGCCGACAAACTGCCGAAAGCCGCTGATTTGCAGGATTACGAAGGTGGCAAAGCAACGAATGGCAACGCGGCGGCCTCCGGCATTCCCACCCTGCCCAATGGCGACCCGCTGACCGTCGAGCGCCTGCAGACCCTTGGCGGCGATTTCGGCATGAAACCCAGCTTCGAGCGCGTGCACTGGATCATGGACTCGGCCTTCGCTGATGGTGACGGCTCGGCCAGCGCCAAGTCCCCGCTCGCCGACTCGTTCCTCGCCTCGGTGATGAACGCCACCGCCTCGAACCCGCTCTACTGGCCGCTCCAGGAGTTCATCTACGCCGACGGCGAGCTCGACAAGCCGATCGCTTGGGCGGCGCAGCGCGTGTGCGACACCCACCCCGAGTTCGGTGCCGGCCAGCGCCCGCTCATGTTCACCGGCGAGGCGATGTTCCCCTGGATGTTCCAGCAGGAGAAGGCCTTGCGCCCCTTCCGCGCAGCCATGGACGTGCTCATGGCCGACACGAGATTCGACAAGGTCTACGACGCCGAGCAGCTGGCGCGCAACGAGGTCCCGCTCCAGGCCGGCGTCTACTTCGACGACATGTACGTCGACTCGGGCATGCAGCTCGACACCCTCTCGCGCGTCGGCAACTCGCACTATTGGACCACCAACGAGTTCGAGCATGACGGCCTGCACGGCGACAAGGTCTTCGGCCACCTCTACCGCGAGGCGCTCGACAGGGGCGATTTGGAGGGGCTGTTCTAA
- the proC gene encoding pyrroline-5-carboxylate reductase: MTQDTDIKNVTVGFIGFGNMAQGIAKGLVNGGVLDGAHIVANSGHFDKAQKAAGQIGARATHDAQETVDAADVVVIAVKPNQIETALAEVTEALADDAKLVVSIAAGRNLDYYQSLLGGKAHVQCVIPNTPIEVGQGILVTENANTLTDTQRAVFEALFSPIALIERVDTPLMDIGSSVAGCAPAFTAIYIEALADAGVKYGLKRETAYRLAAKMTEGVGALYMATGTNPGAMKDAVCSPGGTTIKGVTELEKQGFRGAVISGVDAIQNG, translated from the coding sequence ATGACACAAGACACTGATATCAAGAACGTGACCGTCGGATTCATCGGATTCGGCAACATGGCACAGGGCATCGCCAAGGGCCTGGTCAACGGGGGAGTGCTCGACGGCGCGCACATCGTCGCCAACTCCGGCCACTTCGACAAGGCCCAGAAAGCCGCGGGGCAGATTGGCGCCCGTGCCACCCACGACGCCCAAGAGACCGTCGATGCCGCCGATGTGGTGGTCATCGCCGTCAAGCCCAACCAGATCGAGACCGCGCTCGCCGAGGTCACCGAGGCGCTGGCCGACGATGCCAAGCTCGTCGTCTCCATCGCCGCCGGTCGCAATCTCGACTACTACCAAAGCCTTCTTGGCGGCAAGGCCCATGTGCAGTGCGTCATTCCCAACACGCCCATCGAGGTGGGCCAGGGCATCCTCGTCACCGAAAACGCCAACACGCTCACCGACACCCAGCGTGCCGTTTTCGAGGCTCTGTTTTCGCCGATCGCGTTGATCGAGCGCGTGGACACCCCGTTGATGGATATCGGCTCGTCGGTGGCCGGCTGTGCTCCCGCCTTCACCGCCATCTATATCGAGGCGCTCGCCGACGCCGGCGTGAAATACGGGCTGAAGCGTGAGACCGCCTACCGCCTTGCCGCCAAGATGACCGAGGGCGTCGGCGCGCTTTACATGGCCACTGGCACCAATCCCGGCGCGATGAAGGACGCCGTCTGCTCGCCCGGCGGCACCACCATCAAGGGCGTCACCGAGCTGGAGAAGCAGGGCTTCCGCGGCGCGGTGATCTCCGGGGTCGACGCCATCCAGAACGGCTGA
- a CDS encoding response regulator transcription factor yields MSETQPITVLIADDQELVRAGFAMVIDSQPDMEVIGQAANGDQAVSLSLDLHPDVVLMDVRMPGMDGIEATKRITDAEAFLEKNRDGNGSTMHKTRVIILTTFDLDEYVMSAINAGASGFLLKDTEPETLLSSIRTVHQGNAIIAPTATKRLIEKMVEDGFTKSGQAASGNSDGKGNGANRMGAANGSAGAGSQPTTSASANDGNASSDDLAAANATVYHDPELDELTDREREVLIEVAHGLSNQEIADKLFISLPTVKTHVAHILAKIHARDRVQAVVFAYDNQLV; encoded by the coding sequence ATGAGTGAAACGCAGCCGATCACAGTCCTTATCGCCGACGATCAGGAGCTGGTGAGGGCCGGGTTCGCCATGGTCATCGACTCGCAGCCCGACATGGAGGTGATTGGTCAGGCGGCCAATGGCGACCAGGCGGTGTCGCTGAGCCTCGACCTGCACCCCGACGTGGTGCTGATGGATGTGCGTATGCCCGGCATGGACGGCATCGAGGCGACCAAACGCATCACCGACGCCGAGGCCTTCCTCGAGAAAAACCGCGACGGAAACGGCTCCACAATGCACAAAACGCGCGTCATCATCCTCACGACCTTCGACCTCGACGAGTACGTGATGAGCGCCATCAACGCCGGGGCTTCCGGGTTCCTCTTGAAGGACACGGAGCCTGAGACGCTGCTCTCCTCGATTCGCACGGTGCACCAGGGCAACGCGATCATCGCGCCCACGGCCACGAAGCGACTCATCGAGAAGATGGTGGAGGACGGATTCACCAAGTCCGGGCAGGCTGCGTCTGGAAATAGTGACGGCAAAGGCAATGGCGCAAATCGCATGGGTGCCGCGAATGGCTCCGCTGGTGCCGGTTCACAACCAACTACCTCGGCGAGCGCGAACGATGGGAATGCTTCATCCGACGATTTAGCAGCGGCCAACGCCACTGTTTATCACGACCCTGAGTTGGATGAGCTGACCGACCGCGAGCGCGAGGTGCTCATCGAGGTGGCGCACGGGCTCTCTAACCAGGAAATCGCCGACAAGCTGTTCATCAGCCTGCCGACCGTCAAGACGCATGTGGCCCACATACTCGCCAAAATCCACGCCCGCGACCGCGTGCAGGCCGTCGTCTTCGCCTATGACAACCAGCTCGTGTGA
- a CDS encoding Type 1 glutamine amidotransferase-like domain-containing protein, whose amino-acid sequence MPRLVLASSPSGAVAAIVRNRIHVSGLKLAYIPTADNHHYSKVIRPFVRFLLRQAGFRVHQLDISSASRRETEWILGHCDAIYVGGGNSFFLLQELRRTGADRLLVKAVDDGKLYIGVSAGAVVIAPDISYIAPMDDRTAASQLRSTKGLHLVDFHIVPHLGESTMGKAAKEIARRFGDTLRLHLLDDDHAIVIDTEDGGVHIPSEV is encoded by the coding sequence ATGCCGAGATTGGTGTTGGCGTCGAGCCCAAGCGGCGCGGTGGCCGCGATCGTGCGCAATCGCATCCATGTCTCCGGCCTCAAGCTCGCCTACATCCCCACCGCCGACAACCACCACTATTCCAAGGTCATCCGCCCCTTCGTCCGTTTCCTCTTGCGCCAGGCCGGTTTCCGCGTCCATCAGCTCGATATCTCCAGCGCCAGCCGGCGGGAGACCGAGTGGATACTCGGCCATTGCGACGCCATCTACGTCGGCGGCGGCAACAGTTTCTTCCTTCTGCAGGAGCTGAGACGCACCGGCGCCGACAGGCTGCTCGTCAAAGCGGTCGACGATGGCAAGCTCTATATCGGCGTCTCCGCCGGGGCGGTGGTCATCGCCCCCGACATCAGCTATATCGCGCCGATGGACGACCGCACGGCCGCCTCGCAACTGCGCAGCACCAAGGGCTTGCATCTGGTCGATTTCCATATCGTTCCTCATCTCGGCGAGTCGACCATGGGCAAGGCCGCCAAGGAGATCGCCCGCCGTTTCGGCGACACCTTGCGCCTTCACCTGCTCGACGACGACCACGCCATCGTCATCGACACCGAGGACGGCGGCGTTCATATTCCCAGCGAGGTCTAG
- a CDS encoding histidine kinase, with amino-acid sequence MGRLAQTTAWLRHHPVVGDALLAALTLYFAFLSWGYEPGLLIGYSRQWQFAWSCALVIPLIFRRTFPRASTLGFAALVVLQLLTGPVFALPDVMAVVMLYSVIVYGEPKQSRLFILLALVIAVAAAPIIAWGLEIGPLLGSHVSLGMDQASSTYQACQVVYKSGMSVNCGWKFAGATMVVMVPILIALLAACFIAYWTRARHATARLLRERNQAIAAREEEERRIARTAERARIARDMHDVVAHTLSTVIVQSDGGRYAGAHDPEVARKTMMTIRHESRRALDDMNDLLDVFVSASDGGRPGYRDIAALVSQADTTARQEGGDVTRQVTGEARPDGLGEQTGFAVYRAVQEALTNSRKYAGPGAHVSVDERWTDDELHVAIRDDGRGATAAADGHRGRYGLIGMHERIEAAGGHLAYGPRSLGTGFEVAFDVPLEMAQDAAAKSSNTAKSSKPVLDSESTRNGEDLNDREHTEVSSSSAPDSQPAAASNPDLTELPSISPITRVKGLMFSLLGKAQHVWSIWRRRNNALKRDTTENANTANGTGNSNSDNDDAGNSPVSAVTSSTTYPAVSETNWVERTSNWFERHYLLVDVVTTLILLLIGSPLVAFVGHFKSTNLEISAEYVQPTLSASYIGFAIVTLLFIVPLAFRRKFPRASALCVAFGATVSCLLLTNIPLATLFALISLYSVCLYGKGLAPLWASLLALIDSSLFTWKVICLFLGFETPIRWLLGIRSFPATWDKQINYAIVALMVGGMALTSCVIVIAAALWTRANGTNALVLRTRQEALQAEAEKQNVMAANLERERIGSQMQGEVSATLNTVIAEADAGLALLDEAEREGAEPKPEEIVKAFEAIGAQGREALHHMRQLLRVLRETGDSDDRQGVQQPLLHPVGSMNDDNR; translated from the coding sequence ATGGGCAGACTCGCGCAAACGACAGCATGGCTACGGCACCATCCCGTGGTCGGCGACGCGCTGCTCGCGGCCCTCACCCTTTATTTCGCTTTTCTCTCGTGGGGTTATGAGCCAGGGCTCTTGATCGGCTACAGCCGGCAGTGGCAGTTCGCGTGGTCTTGCGCGCTGGTCATCCCGCTGATATTCCGTCGGACCTTCCCACGCGCCTCAACGCTCGGCTTCGCGGCGCTGGTGGTACTGCAACTGCTAACGGGACCGGTGTTCGCGCTGCCCGACGTGATGGCCGTGGTGATGCTCTATTCCGTCATCGTCTATGGCGAGCCGAAGCAGAGCCGCCTGTTCATCCTGCTCGCGCTGGTGATCGCCGTGGCGGCGGCGCCAATCATCGCCTGGGGGCTGGAGATCGGGCCGCTGCTCGGCTCGCATGTCAGCCTCGGCATGGACCAGGCAAGCAGCACATACCAGGCCTGCCAAGTCGTTTATAAATCCGGGATGAGCGTCAATTGCGGCTGGAAGTTCGCCGGGGCGACGATGGTCGTGATGGTTCCCATCCTCATCGCGTTGCTCGCCGCCTGCTTCATCGCCTATTGGACACGGGCGCGGCACGCCACGGCACGGCTGTTGCGCGAACGCAACCAAGCCATCGCCGCCCGCGAGGAAGAGGAACGGCGCATCGCCCGCACGGCCGAGCGCGCCCGGATCGCGCGTGACATGCACGACGTGGTGGCGCATACGCTCTCCACCGTCATCGTGCAGTCCGACGGCGGGCGCTATGCCGGGGCGCATGATCCTGAGGTCGCGCGCAAGACCATGATGACCATTCGGCACGAATCGCGGCGGGCGCTGGACGATATGAACGATCTGCTCGACGTGTTCGTCTCGGCTTCGGATGGAGGACGCCCGGGATACCGCGATATTGCCGCGCTTGTCTCACAGGCCGACACCACCGCACGGCAAGAGGGTGGAGACGTTACGAGGCAAGTGACGGGCGAGGCACGGCCGGATGGGCTCGGTGAGCAGACTGGTTTCGCGGTCTATCGCGCGGTTCAGGAGGCGTTGACCAACAGCCGCAAGTATGCGGGGCCGGGCGCGCACGTCTCGGTTGACGAACGTTGGACGGACGACGAACTTCATGTTGCTATACGCGACGACGGACGTGGGGCCACGGCCGCAGCGGATGGCCATCGCGGCAGATATGGCCTGATTGGCATGCACGAGCGGATCGAGGCGGCTGGAGGTCATCTCGCTTATGGGCCAAGGAGCTTGGGAACTGGTTTTGAGGTCGCGTTCGACGTGCCGCTGGAGATGGCACAAGACGCTGCCGCCAAATCCTCCAATACCGCGAAATCATCCAAACCTGTTTTGGATAGCGAATCAACGCGGAATGGCGAAGATTTGAATGATAGGGAGCACACAGAAGTTTCTTCATCGTCGGCGCCCGATTCTCAACCAGCGGCAGCGTCAAATCCCGATCTCACCGAACTGCCTTCGATCTCACCCATCACGCGAGTCAAAGGCCTGATGTTCTCGCTGCTCGGCAAAGCGCAACATGTCTGGAGCATCTGGCGACGGCGGAACAATGCGCTGAAACGGGACACCACAGAGAACGCCAATACCGCAAACGGGACTGGCAACTCGAACAGTGACAACGACGATGCCGGCAACTCCCCCGTCTCCGCCGTCACGTCTTCAACCACCTATCCCGCCGTCTCGGAAACGAATTGGGTGGAACGCACCTCGAACTGGTTCGAACGCCATTATCTGCTGGTCGATGTCGTCACCACGCTCATCCTGCTGCTTATCGGCAGCCCACTGGTCGCGTTCGTGGGCCACTTCAAATCCACGAACCTGGAGATCTCGGCCGAATATGTTCAGCCTACCCTTTCAGCAAGCTATATCGGCTTCGCCATCGTGACGCTGCTGTTCATCGTGCCATTGGCCTTCCGGAGAAAGTTCCCCAGAGCGAGCGCGCTGTGTGTCGCCTTTGGCGCGACCGTCAGCTGCCTGTTGCTCACCAACATCCCGCTCGCCACGCTCTTTGCGCTGATTTCCCTGTATTCTGTCTGCCTCTATGGCAAAGGCCTGGCACCGCTGTGGGCGTCGCTGCTGGCGCTCATCGACTCGTCGCTCTTTACATGGAAAGTGATTTGTCTCTTCCTGGGCTTCGAAACGCCCATCCGCTGGCTGCTTGGCATCCGCTCATTCCCCGCGACATGGGACAAGCAAATCAACTACGCGATTGTGGCGTTGATGGTGGGCGGCATGGCTTTGACTTCGTGCGTGATCGTGATCGCGGCGGCGCTGTGGACACGGGCCAACGGCACCAACGCGCTGGTGCTGCGTACCCGGCAGGAGGCGCTGCAGGCCGAAGCGGAGAAGCAGAACGTGATGGCGGCGAATCTCGAGCGCGAGCGCATCGGCTCGCAGATGCAGGGTGAGGTGAGCGCGACGCTCAACACCGTCATCGCGGAGGCCGACGCGGGGCTGGCGCTGCTGGATGAGGCAGAACGCGAGGGCGCGGAGCCGAAGCCCGAGGAAATCGTCAAGGCGTTCGAGGCAATTGGAGCGCAAGGGCGCGAGGCGCTGCACCATATGCGCCAGCTGCTGCGGGTGCTGCGCGAGACCGGCGATAGCGACGACAGGCAGGGCGTCCAACAACCGCTGCTGCATCCTGTCGGAAGCATGAACGATGATAATAGATAG